Proteins encoded by one window of Halomonas chromatireducens:
- the zipA gene encoding cell division protein ZipA produces MELREWLIILGLALVTLIVVDGVRRLKRQRRVPRLDQVGEQSNHGIDDATASSEADTNWELPNGGARVISPASYDQGQSKPKPKLKRQEHPGPSRVLSGLKAARHTPERPVASPPPAAASPPRDDVQTPARAEPSLDATSTRGASPLPSEPSRRDTALTRDQHERTPAASTEPTLGEPARKEVEAPAEPSVQPTMQARQPDPAAATSQPSDGAETDVPRREPTLSALDDAEPPAAMAAEPLAADPHDHEALHDDDERYRLVDLEGMTDSLKSRSRRMGHSMQRFGASMQQRLAKRREEKQLEKSRREQARAEKAAQDAQRRREAEAEQAARDAERRRLEAQAIEMADDDDPLFAPPRARQQQVAERDDLTFELQPSAAEQGSNGEPDGAMFDDDVVRAHPTLAKALRHDVNAERARETLSHSDEVIVISVLSRDEQGFSGEALLDLMLACGLRYSSEMGIFHRFETEDPESELQFSMVNVIKPGTFPIEAMDAFRTPGVTLLMPLPGALDTAAAFEAMVETAMVIVRNLGGELKDENHSVMTAQTVEFARQRVQEFERRNRLNRYQVN; encoded by the coding sequence ATGGAACTTAGAGAATGGCTGATCATTCTGGGGCTGGCACTGGTGACTCTCATCGTAGTTGATGGGGTACGTCGCCTGAAACGCCAGCGCCGAGTGCCCCGCCTGGACCAGGTAGGGGAACAGAGCAACCACGGTATCGATGACGCAACAGCATCGTCCGAGGCTGACACCAATTGGGAACTGCCCAACGGTGGGGCGCGTGTCATCAGCCCTGCCAGCTATGACCAGGGGCAGAGCAAACCCAAGCCCAAGTTGAAGCGCCAGGAGCACCCCGGCCCTTCTCGGGTGCTGTCTGGCCTGAAGGCTGCGAGGCACACGCCTGAACGGCCCGTGGCAAGCCCGCCGCCGGCAGCGGCGTCGCCACCGCGTGACGACGTCCAGACGCCCGCTCGGGCCGAGCCATCGCTCGATGCGACAAGCACCAGGGGTGCGTCGCCGTTGCCCAGCGAGCCCTCTCGTCGCGACACTGCACTCACACGCGATCAGCACGAACGAACGCCTGCCGCCAGCACCGAGCCCACGCTCGGTGAACCTGCGCGCAAGGAAGTGGAAGCGCCAGCCGAGCCCAGCGTGCAACCGACCATGCAGGCGCGTCAGCCAGATCCTGCTGCCGCTACGTCGCAGCCGTCTGACGGTGCCGAAACGGATGTGCCGCGTCGCGAGCCGACGCTCTCGGCGCTGGACGATGCCGAGCCCCCCGCCGCCATGGCAGCCGAACCGCTGGCAGCCGATCCTCACGATCACGAAGCGTTGCATGATGACGACGAGCGCTACCGCCTTGTCGACCTGGAGGGCATGACGGATTCGCTCAAGAGCCGCTCGCGGCGCATGGGTCATTCAATGCAGCGCTTCGGCGCGTCCATGCAGCAGCGCCTGGCCAAGCGGCGGGAAGAGAAGCAGCTGGAAAAGTCGCGCCGTGAGCAGGCGCGTGCTGAGAAGGCCGCCCAGGATGCCCAGCGTCGCCGTGAGGCCGAGGCCGAGCAGGCCGCCAGGGACGCCGAGCGCCGCCGCCTCGAAGCCCAGGCCATCGAGATGGCCGACGACGACGATCCACTGTTCGCACCCCCGCGGGCGCGGCAACAACAAGTGGCAGAGCGTGACGATCTCACCTTCGAGCTGCAGCCGTCCGCTGCCGAGCAAGGCTCGAACGGCGAGCCGGATGGTGCCATGTTCGACGATGACGTGGTGCGAGCCCACCCGACCCTGGCCAAGGCCCTGCGGCACGACGTCAATGCCGAGCGCGCCCGGGAAACCCTCAGCCATTCCGATGAGGTCATCGTCATCAGCGTGCTTTCCCGTGACGAGCAGGGCTTCTCCGGCGAGGCGCTGCTGGACCTGATGCTGGCCTGCGGCCTGCGCTACAGCAGTGAGATGGGTATCTTCCATCGCTTCGAGACCGAGGACCCGGAGAGCGAGCTGCAATTCTCCATGGTCAACGTGATCAAGCCCGGGACCTTCCCCATCGAGGCCATGGATGCGTTCCGCACGCCTGGCGTCACCCTGCTGATGCCTCTGCCCGGCGCGCTGGACACGGCGGCAGCCTTCGAAGCGATGGTGGAAACCGCCATGGTTATCGTGCGCAACCTGGGTGGCGAGCTGAAGGACGAGAATCACAGCGTCATGACGGCCCAGACCGTGGAGTTTGCCCGCCAGCGCGTGCAGGAGTTCGAGCGCCGCAACCGCCTCAATCGCTACCAGGTGAATTGA
- a CDS encoding ABC transporter ATP-binding protein — translation MSSSANSFQALVRLLRYARGYRRRIIAATTCSIINKIFDIAPEILIGVAIDVVVNQERSFVARLGFTTPQEQILMLAVLTFFIWAGESIFEYLYKILWRNLAQRLQADMRLDTYEHAQRLDMAFFESRSSGQLVATMNDDVNQLERFLDGGANSLIQVGVTVVAVGAVFFVISPLIALLAFTPIPMIIWGAFFFQRKAGPLYADVREKVGDLASRLSNNLSGIATIKSFTSEDREAARLRATSEAYVEANRRAIRVSSAFIPVIRMAILAGFLATFTVGGMLALRGDLNVGAYGVLVFLTQRLLWPLTGLAEVIDLFERAMASTRRILDLLAVPITVKDNEGKPLAAPVRGEVSFESVSFHYASSGVGVDGVSLRVPEGNTLALVGATGSGKSTLIKLLLRFYDPEAGRVCIDGQPIGEVSLNSLRQSIGLVSQDVYLFEGSIRDNIAYGKPDADEAEVIEAARTAEAWDFIQELPQGLDTPVGERGIRLSGGQRQRLSLARALLKDPPILVLDEATSAVDNETEAAIQRSLLKIGLGRTVIMIAHRLSTIVHADEIVVIDGGRVVEQGTHGALIERGGRYAAQWKVQTGAAQDAMALS, via the coding sequence ATGTCCTCTTCAGCCAACAGCTTCCAGGCCCTGGTGCGCCTGCTGCGCTATGCGCGTGGCTATCGCCGCCGCATCATCGCCGCCACCACCTGCTCGATCATCAATAAGATCTTCGATATCGCCCCCGAGATCCTCATCGGGGTGGCCATCGATGTGGTGGTCAACCAGGAGCGCAGCTTCGTGGCCCGGCTCGGCTTCACCACGCCCCAGGAGCAGATCCTGATGCTGGCCGTGCTCACCTTCTTCATCTGGGCCGGCGAGTCGATCTTCGAGTACCTCTACAAGATCCTGTGGCGCAACCTGGCCCAGCGGCTGCAGGCCGACATGCGCCTGGACACCTACGAGCACGCACAGCGCCTCGACATGGCCTTCTTCGAGTCGAGAAGTTCCGGCCAGCTGGTGGCGACCATGAACGACGACGTCAACCAGCTGGAGCGCTTCCTCGACGGCGGTGCCAATTCGCTGATCCAGGTTGGCGTTACCGTGGTAGCGGTGGGGGCGGTGTTCTTCGTCATCTCGCCGCTGATCGCCCTGCTGGCCTTCACGCCGATCCCTATGATCATTTGGGGCGCCTTCTTCTTCCAGCGCAAGGCCGGGCCGCTCTATGCCGACGTGCGCGAGAAGGTCGGCGATCTGGCCAGCCGGCTCTCCAACAACCTCTCCGGCATCGCCACCATCAAGAGCTTTACCAGCGAGGATCGCGAGGCGGCGCGGCTGCGTGCCACCAGCGAGGCCTATGTGGAGGCCAATCGGCGTGCGATCCGCGTCAGCTCGGCGTTCATTCCGGTGATCCGCATGGCGATCCTGGCCGGCTTCCTGGCCACCTTTACCGTGGGTGGCATGCTGGCCCTGCGCGGCGATCTGAACGTGGGCGCCTACGGCGTGCTGGTGTTTCTCACCCAGCGCCTGCTGTGGCCGTTGACGGGCCTGGCCGAGGTGATCGACCTGTTCGAGCGCGCCATGGCCAGCACCCGGCGCATCCTCGACCTGCTGGCGGTGCCCATCACCGTGAAGGACAACGAGGGCAAACCGCTGGCGGCACCGGTGCGCGGCGAGGTGAGCTTCGAGTCGGTGAGCTTTCACTATGCCTCGAGCGGTGTGGGCGTCGATGGCGTCAGCCTTAGGGTGCCCGAAGGCAACACCCTGGCGCTGGTTGGTGCCACGGGCTCGGGCAAGTCGACGCTGATCAAGCTACTGCTGCGCTTCTACGACCCCGAGGCCGGCCGGGTCTGTATCGATGGCCAGCCGATCGGCGAAGTCAGCCTCAACTCGCTGCGCCAGTCCATCGGCCTGGTCAGCCAGGACGTCTACCTCTTCGAAGGCTCGATCCGCGACAACATCGCCTATGGCAAGCCCGATGCCGACGAGGCGGAAGTGATCGAAGCCGCCCGCACCGCCGAGGCCTGGGATTTCATCCAGGAGCTGCCCCAGGGGCTCGACACCCCGGTGGGCGAGCGGGGCATTCGCCTCTCGGGCGGCCAGCGTCAGCGCCTGTCGCTGGCCCGGGCGCTGCTCAAGGACCCGCCCATCCTGGTGCTGGACGAGGCCACCAGCGCGGTGGACAACGAAACCGAGGCGGCCATCCAGCGCTCGCTGCTCAAGATCGGGCTCGGCCGCACGGTGATCATGATCGCCCACCGGCTCTCAACCATCGTCCATGCCGACGAGATCGTGGTGATCGATGGCGGCAGGGTGGTCGAGCAGGGCACCCACGGTGCGTTGATCGAACGTGGCGGCCGCTATGCCGCCCAGTGGAAGGTCCAGACCGGGGCCGCCCAGGACGCCATGGCGCTCTCCTGA
- the smc gene encoding chromosome segregation protein SMC, with protein MRLTSIRLSGFKSFVDPVTVPFDGNMTAIVGPNGCGKSNIIDAVRWVMGESSAKTLRGESMTDVIFNGSTARKPVGQAAIELRFDNSDGSMGGLYAQYAEIAVKRQVSRDGQSAYFFNGQKCRRRDIADLFLGTGLGPRSYAIIGQGMISRLIEARPEELRATLEEAAGISKYKERRRETENRMRRTRENLERLDDIRQELDKQLERLRRQAEAARRYQTLKTQEHRLKGELALLRGRALRARQGEEEGRVRELETAVEREILGMRQCETRLEEARAGHDRLAEELEACQARFFETTGAIARLEQNLEHARSRETQLGRDLESAHRELAELDRLGEEDQARLAGLDERLERLGPEQEEVAEQLAEMEAMLEDAEPAAEEAELAYEAFSEGWREASRAAERAQDRLRELEERLARLDADEQRRRQQQQELPDLAELQARRGEHQERLAEFQLEQESAEARREQLQEQRDTARAAAAALEQGREGQRARRSVLQGELASLDALIQAALTDPDEALASHLADHGLGDAPRLGESLTVDPGWEASVSWVLAPWLKARLATPDTFQAASAAPPAELGALSPDTVGEPQSHSLAARVRGAGAATAWLEAIRCVESDAQAWGEREGLAAGESLITPQGLWLGRDWIRHRGQGAGPDALLVSRRRRDEVAAELDEVETRLVAQDAELAVERERVEQAEGALEGVRHDERRLATEHQQLAVQDSGLASRLEHLQGRAAELVEEVERLRESGEETRLAIEEAREQWQQAMASLEEGAEQRERLERERSQSRERLASLRARQRPLNDRAQQLALEHQRLSTEREGLAEQQGRAGDVRQRLADRCSELNDALEQLREPDEEQRERLDDLLHRREGDERALNEVRGRAAELAERLREDEQARQGHERSLEGIRERLQESRMQVQALALKAETQDEQLKELGHEVAALLEVLDPEATESAWQARLEEVAERVRRLGAINLAAIEEYDQQAERRDYLEAQQAELNEALETLEKAIRRIDQETRTRFRDTFERVNQGLQTLFPRVFGGGTAWLTLTGDDLLDTGVAIMARPPGKKNSTIHLLSGGEKALTALSLVFAIFQLNPAPFCMLDEVDAPLDDANVGRYAKLVKDMSDSVQFIYITHNKIAMEAAERLMGVTMQEPGVSRLVAVGVEEAAALAEA; from the coding sequence ATGCGACTCACCTCGATTCGCCTGAGCGGGTTCAAGTCCTTCGTCGACCCGGTCACGGTGCCCTTCGATGGCAACATGACCGCCATCGTCGGGCCCAACGGCTGCGGCAAGTCGAATATCATCGACGCCGTGCGCTGGGTCATGGGCGAGTCCTCGGCCAAGACCCTGCGCGGCGAATCGATGACCGACGTCATCTTCAACGGCTCCACCGCGCGCAAGCCGGTGGGGCAGGCCGCCATCGAGCTGCGCTTCGACAACAGCGACGGCAGCATGGGCGGCCTCTACGCCCAGTACGCCGAAATCGCGGTCAAGCGTCAGGTCTCCCGCGACGGCCAGTCCGCTTACTTCTTCAACGGCCAGAAGTGTCGTCGCCGTGATATCGCCGATCTCTTCCTGGGCACCGGCCTGGGTCCGCGTTCCTACGCCATCATCGGGCAGGGCATGATCTCGCGCTTGATCGAGGCGCGTCCCGAAGAGCTGCGCGCCACCCTGGAAGAGGCCGCCGGGATCTCCAAGTACAAGGAGCGCCGCCGGGAGACCGAGAACCGAATGCGGCGCACCCGCGAGAACCTCGAGCGGCTGGACGATATTCGCCAAGAGCTCGACAAGCAGCTGGAGCGCCTGCGGCGGCAGGCCGAGGCGGCGCGGCGCTACCAGACCCTCAAGACGCAAGAGCACCGGCTCAAGGGTGAGCTGGCGCTCTTGCGTGGCCGCGCGCTGCGCGCACGGCAGGGCGAGGAGGAGGGCCGTGTCCGCGAACTGGAAACCGCGGTGGAGCGCGAGATCCTCGGCATGCGCCAGTGCGAGACCCGCCTCGAGGAGGCTCGGGCCGGCCATGACCGCCTGGCCGAAGAGCTGGAAGCGTGTCAGGCGCGGTTCTTTGAGACCACCGGCGCCATCGCCCGGCTGGAGCAGAACCTGGAGCACGCGCGCAGCCGGGAAACCCAGCTGGGGCGCGACCTGGAGAGTGCCCATCGCGAGCTGGCCGAGCTGGACCGACTGGGCGAAGAGGACCAGGCGCGGCTGGCGGGGCTTGACGAGCGTCTCGAGCGCCTGGGCCCTGAGCAGGAGGAAGTCGCCGAACAGTTGGCCGAGATGGAGGCGATGCTGGAAGACGCCGAGCCGGCTGCCGAGGAGGCCGAACTCGCCTATGAGGCCTTCAGCGAGGGCTGGCGGGAGGCCAGCCGCGCAGCCGAGCGCGCGCAGGATCGCCTGCGCGAACTGGAAGAACGTCTGGCACGGCTGGACGCCGACGAGCAGCGCCGCCGCCAGCAGCAGCAGGAGCTGCCGGACCTGGCCGAGCTGCAGGCCCGGCGGGGCGAGCACCAGGAGCGACTTGCCGAGTTCCAGCTGGAGCAGGAGAGCGCCGAGGCGCGGCGCGAGCAGCTGCAGGAACAGCGCGACACGGCCCGCGCCGCCGCCGCCGCGCTGGAGCAGGGACGCGAAGGACAGCGTGCCCGGCGCAGCGTGCTCCAGGGTGAGCTCGCCTCGCTGGACGCGCTGATCCAGGCCGCTCTGACCGATCCGGACGAAGCGCTGGCAAGCCACCTGGCCGACCACGGCCTGGGCGATGCCCCCCGGCTGGGGGAGTCCCTGACGGTCGACCCCGGTTGGGAAGCCAGCGTCTCCTGGGTGCTGGCGCCGTGGCTCAAGGCGCGGCTGGCCACACCCGACACCTTTCAGGCCGCAAGCGCTGCGCCGCCCGCCGAACTGGGTGCGCTCTCCCCTGATACCGTTGGAGAGCCGCAGTCCCATAGCCTGGCGGCACGGGTGCGCGGCGCCGGAGCCGCTACGGCCTGGCTGGAGGCGATTCGCTGCGTGGAAAGCGATGCCCAGGCCTGGGGGGAACGCGAAGGCCTGGCCGCAGGCGAGAGCCTGATCACGCCGCAGGGGCTATGGCTGGGCCGTGACTGGATACGCCACCGCGGCCAGGGCGCAGGCCCTGACGCGCTGCTGGTCAGCCGGCGGCGTCGGGATGAGGTCGCCGCGGAGCTGGACGAGGTCGAGACCCGACTGGTCGCCCAGGATGCCGAACTGGCCGTCGAGCGCGAGCGGGTCGAACAGGCCGAAGGCGCCCTGGAAGGCGTACGCCACGATGAGCGCCGCCTGGCCACTGAGCATCAGCAGCTGGCGGTCCAGGACAGCGGCCTGGCCAGCCGGCTCGAGCATCTGCAGGGGCGTGCCGCTGAACTGGTCGAAGAAGTCGAGCGGCTGCGTGAGAGCGGTGAAGAAACGCGGCTAGCCATCGAGGAGGCCCGTGAACAGTGGCAGCAGGCCATGGCGAGCCTCGAAGAGGGCGCCGAGCAGCGCGAGCGGCTGGAGCGCGAGCGCAGCCAGAGCCGAGAGCGGCTTGCCTCGCTGCGTGCCCGCCAGCGCCCGCTCAACGATCGCGCCCAGCAGCTGGCACTGGAACACCAGCGGCTCTCCACCGAGCGGGAGGGCCTGGCGGAACAGCAGGGGCGTGCCGGCGATGTCCGCCAGCGCCTTGCGGACCGCTGTAGCGAACTGAACGATGCGCTGGAACAGCTGCGAGAGCCCGACGAGGAGCAGCGCGAACGCCTCGACGACCTGCTGCACCGGCGTGAAGGCGACGAGCGAGCGCTCAATGAAGTGCGCGGCCGTGCCGCCGAGCTGGCCGAACGGCTGCGCGAAGACGAGCAGGCTCGCCAGGGACACGAACGCAGCCTGGAAGGGATCCGCGAGCGCCTCCAGGAGTCACGCATGCAGGTCCAGGCCCTCGCCCTCAAGGCGGAAACCCAGGACGAGCAGCTCAAGGAGCTGGGTCATGAGGTTGCTGCCCTGCTGGAGGTGCTGGACCCCGAGGCCACCGAATCCGCCTGGCAGGCCCGGCTGGAGGAGGTCGCCGAGCGAGTCCGCCGATTGGGTGCGATCAACCTCGCCGCCATCGAGGAGTACGACCAGCAGGCCGAGCGTCGCGACTACCTGGAGGCCCAGCAGGCTGAATTGAACGAGGCGCTGGAGACGCTGGAGAAGGCGATCCGACGTATTGACCAGGAAACCCGTACCCGTTTTCGCGACACCTTCGAGCGGGTCAACCAGGGACTGCAGACGCTTTTCCCCCGAGTCTTCGGCGGTGGAACCGCATGGTTGACGCTCACCGGGGATGATTTGCTGGACACCGGCGTGGCGATCATGGCACGCCCTCCCGGCAAGAAGAACAGCACCATTCACTTGCTCTCGGGGGGCGAAAAGGCACTGACTGCCCTGTCCCTCGTCTTCGCTATCTTTCAGCTCAATCCTGCCCCTTTCTGCATGCTCGACGAAGTGGATGCACCGCTGGATGATGCCAATGTGGGACGCTATGCCAAGTTGGTGAAGGACATGTCGGATTCGGTGCAGTTTATCTATATCACCCATAATAAGATCGCCATGGAGGCGGCGGAAAGGCTGATGGGTGTTACCATGCAGGAGCCCGGCGTTTCACGTCTGGTTGCGGTAGGTGTCGAGGAGGCCGCCGCGCTGGCCGAGGCCTGA
- a CDS encoding AEC family transporter, giving the protein MVAELFAVMAPVLAGAGLGYTWIRLGHPYPVDFVTRLVFNIGTPALVLASLSGADIDAGSFGRTMLAAALVIITMAGMAFVLAKLLRRDWRVLLAPTMYPNTGNMGLPVVLYAFGSAGFVFGITIMVTVSLFQFSIGAMMASRGNPLRTLAKTPTVYAILIALALLLTDTELPLWLDNSVDLISGFTVPLMLITLGVSLASIQVKGLKSGIGFSLLRIPIAALVAWGIGILVGLPPLAQSILILQMSMPVAVFNYLFALRAGRGAAYTASLVFCSTLLSLFYLPVLLAILM; this is encoded by the coding sequence ATGGTCGCCGAACTCTTTGCCGTCATGGCGCCGGTATTGGCCGGCGCCGGGCTCGGCTACACCTGGATTCGACTGGGCCACCCCTACCCCGTGGATTTCGTCACGCGCCTGGTCTTCAATATCGGCACGCCCGCGCTGGTGCTGGCCTCGCTTTCCGGGGCGGACATCGATGCCGGCAGCTTCGGGCGCACCATGCTGGCCGCCGCCCTGGTGATCATCACGATGGCGGGCATGGCCTTCGTGCTGGCCAAGCTGCTGCGGCGCGACTGGCGGGTCCTGCTGGCCCCCACCATGTACCCCAACACCGGCAACATGGGGCTACCGGTGGTGCTCTATGCCTTCGGCAGCGCCGGCTTCGTGTTCGGCATCACGATCATGGTCACGGTCTCGCTGTTCCAGTTCAGTATCGGCGCCATGATGGCCAGCCGTGGCAATCCGCTGCGCACCCTGGCCAAGACGCCGACCGTCTACGCCATTCTGATCGCCCTGGCCCTGCTGCTGACCGATACCGAACTGCCGCTGTGGCTGGACAACAGCGTCGACCTGATTTCCGGCTTTACGGTACCGCTGATGCTGATCACCCTGGGGGTCTCTCTGGCCAGCATCCAGGTCAAGGGATTGAAATCGGGAATCGGCTTCAGCCTGCTGCGCATTCCCATCGCCGCGCTGGTGGCCTGGGGCATCGGCATCCTGGTCGGCCTGCCCCCCTTGGCCCAGAGCATTCTCATCCTGCAGATGAGCATGCCGGTCGCCGTCTTCAACTACCTCTTTGCCCTGCGTGCCGGCCGCGGCGCGGCCTACACGGCCAGCCTGGTGTTCTGCTCCACGCTGCTGTCACTGTTCTACCTGCCGGTGCTGCTGGCGATTTTGATGTAG